In one window of Camelina sativa cultivar DH55 chromosome 15, Cs, whole genome shotgun sequence DNA:
- the LOC104746676 gene encoding cysteine-rich and transmembrane domain-containing protein PCC1-like, whose amino-acid sequence MNQSEQNHFSVEKPSQTSSGAYTSPPPIGYPTRDAMVGDPPAADVETKSKGDGFWKGCCAAICCCCVLDACF is encoded by the exons ATGAATCAATCCGAGCAGAATCACTTTTCCG TGGAAAAGCCTTCACAAACTTCGTCGGGGGCGTACACAAGTCCACCGCCGATTGGTTACCCGACCAGAGATGCGATGGTTGGTGATCCTCCGGCCGCCGATGTGGAGACTAAGTCCAAGGGCGATGGGTTTTGGAAAGGATG TTGTGCTGCCATATGCTGCTGTTGTGTCCTGGACGCATGCTTCTGA